A single Arachidicoccus sp. BS20 DNA region contains:
- a CDS encoding DUF3823 domain-containing protein translates to MKNIFLIFSVLSFGILSSCMKTDNYAAPDATFSGNVIDSITGKPFLTSQGEAHIRIWEVSYKDNPTPQDIPIKQDGTFNDTKLFSATYDMQPYGGAFWPTQRDSAIKLNKSLQKDFKVVPYLYVVDVNSQLDDSTLHLTCRLKAPITQNLPQVLDIRPFISLTQFVGNNSTISEYQQDKYKINVNSNWGDGVGDMTTGEGFTTYALPALPLRKGRTYYVRVGVRVEDTYQQYNYSDIITIQVP, encoded by the coding sequence ATGAAAAATATATTTCTCATTTTCAGCGTGCTGTCTTTTGGGATACTCTCCTCTTGTATGAAGACGGACAATTATGCCGCGCCCGACGCAACTTTTAGCGGGAATGTGATTGATAGTATAACAGGAAAGCCTTTCCTTACATCGCAAGGCGAAGCCCACATCAGAATATGGGAAGTGAGTTATAAAGACAACCCAACTCCTCAGGATATTCCCATTAAACAAGACGGAACATTTAACGATACTAAACTGTTCAGCGCTACTTACGACATGCAGCCTTATGGCGGTGCCTTTTGGCCCACGCAACGGGATTCGGCAATCAAGCTCAATAAATCGTTGCAAAAAGACTTCAAAGTAGTACCGTATTTATATGTTGTAGATGTAAACTCCCAATTAGACGACAGCACACTGCATCTTACTTGTAGATTAAAAGCGCCTATTACGCAAAACCTTCCGCAGGTATTGGACATAAGACCTTTTATAAGCCTGACCCAATTTGTCGGAAATAATTCTACCATAAGCGAATATCAACAGGATAAGTACAAGATAAATGTTAACAGCAACTGGGGAGACGGTGTCGGGGATATGACTACGGGCGAAGGATTTACCACCTACGCATTACCTGCTTTACCTCTTAGAAAAGGAAGAACTTATTATGTGCGTGTAGGTGTTCGGGTAGAAGATACTTATCAGCAATATAACTATTCAGATATAATAACAATACAAGTTCCGTAG
- a CDS encoding glycoside hydrolase family 31 protein codes for MKYFSVLSLIIFQIQLLRAQEIKYVLNNETTEIKFLSNNTAHILKYQGTHAPVKNDLIVLNIQDAGLKTSVKKTDTSLIIQSSVLMIELNKSNGIISFFDKNKNRLLAENKTEQQFQKIDDSVMHISQSFSLSSGEAVYGLGQHQNGKMSQRNQTILLKQRNMDIAVPFLQSTKGYGIYWNNYSATIYSDKQNVMNLTSEAGNCVDYYFIAGKNADEIIDNYRKLTGKAPMFPLWSFGYIQSRERYQSQEEVVDVVRKYRALKVPIDAVVQDWQYWGSDSHNWNSVQFDNPNYPNPAAMIDSVHAMNAKIMISVWPSFGEKSAIYKEMEQKHFLFDFPTFPVNNGVKVYDAFNPQARDVYWKYMNRNLFSKGIDGWWLDATEPEQQKTDNTHEPDTFNTSVIKNAITYFGNYKTYNNAFPFESVSGVYHNQRNTTSDKRVFILTRSAFAGQQRASSMVWSGDITASWQTLKDQIPAALNYSLSGMPYWNADIGGFFSGTNYPKGNKDLLYQELYLRWLQFGVFTAMMRSHGTNTPREIYQFGKPGDVAFDVIRKYIGLRYRLEPYIYSAAWAVTSQNASLMRALIMDYPQDKNVYDLGTEYLFGNSILVAPVTDSIFAKNASALDTVSTVTTKIYLPEGDWYSFNTNEKIAGGQWINQSSTLSQMPLFVKAGSIVPLANEAQYSSIQNFKTLEINVYPGKDATFELYEDEGDNYNYEKGKYSIIKFNWNDKNRTLTIDAGKGSFNGMPKHHFFKINVVELNKKKAVEYNNAEMVVQF; via the coding sequence ATGAAATATTTCTCGGTTCTTTCTTTGATTATTTTTCAAATTCAATTACTACGCGCGCAGGAAATAAAATATGTTTTAAATAATGAAACAACCGAGATAAAATTTCTCAGCAACAATACAGCGCATATTCTCAAATATCAGGGAACGCACGCGCCGGTAAAAAATGATTTGATTGTATTAAACATTCAAGATGCAGGTTTGAAAACGTCGGTAAAAAAAACAGACACTTCATTGATAATTCAATCATCTGTATTAATGATTGAACTGAATAAAAGTAACGGAATAATAAGTTTTTTTGACAAGAACAAAAATCGATTGCTTGCCGAAAATAAGACGGAGCAACAGTTTCAGAAGATTGACGATTCGGTTATGCATATTTCACAATCGTTCAGTCTTTCTTCCGGCGAAGCTGTTTATGGTTTGGGACAACATCAAAACGGAAAGATGAGCCAACGTAACCAAACCATTTTGCTGAAGCAAAGGAATATGGATATTGCTGTTCCGTTTTTACAATCGACAAAAGGTTACGGCATTTATTGGAACAATTATTCCGCAACCATTTATTCCGATAAACAAAATGTAATGAACCTCACATCGGAAGCCGGAAATTGCGTTGATTATTACTTTATCGCAGGCAAAAATGCAGATGAAATAATCGATAATTACAGAAAACTCACGGGCAAAGCTCCTATGTTTCCGCTATGGAGTTTCGGTTACATTCAAAGCCGTGAACGCTATCAAAGCCAGGAAGAAGTTGTAGATGTTGTAAGAAAATACAGAGCGTTGAAAGTGCCGATAGATGCTGTGGTGCAGGATTGGCAATATTGGGGAAGTGATAGTCATAACTGGAATTCTGTTCAGTTTGACAATCCCAATTATCCAAATCCTGCTGCGATGATTGACAGCGTTCATGCAATGAATGCAAAAATCATGATTTCTGTTTGGCCATCATTCGGGGAAAAATCTGCGATTTACAAAGAGATGGAACAAAAGCATTTTTTGTTTGATTTTCCAACATTTCCCGTGAACAACGGTGTAAAAGTGTATGATGCGTTTAATCCGCAGGCGCGCGATGTTTATTGGAAATACATGAACAGGAATTTATTTTCCAAAGGCATCGACGGTTGGTGGCTCGATGCGACCGAACCTGAACAACAGAAAACAGATAACACGCACGAACCCGATACATTCAATACTTCTGTGATAAAAAATGCAATTACTTATTTCGGGAATTACAAAACTTACAATAATGCTTTTCCTTTTGAATCGGTAAGCGGCGTGTATCACAATCAAAGAAATACCACGTCTGACAAGCGTGTATTTATTCTTACGCGTTCTGCATTTGCGGGACAACAAAGAGCATCGAGCATGGTCTGGTCGGGCGATATTACGGCGAGCTGGCAAACGCTGAAAGACCAGATTCCTGCGGCGTTGAATTATTCACTTTCGGGAATGCCTTATTGGAATGCAGATATCGGCGGATTTTTTTCGGGAACAAATTATCCGAAAGGCAATAAAGATTTGTTATATCAGGAATTATATTTAAGGTGGCTGCAATTTGGCGTATTCACAGCCATGATGCGCTCGCATGGAACAAATACACCGAGAGAAATTTATCAGTTTGGAAAGCCCGGCGATGTTGCGTTTGATGTCATCAGAAAATATATTGGTTTGCGTTACAGGCTCGAACCGTATATTTATTCTGCTGCGTGGGCTGTTACTTCTCAAAATGCTTCCTTGATGCGCGCGTTGATTATGGATTATCCGCAGGATAAAAATGTATATGATTTAGGAACTGAATATTTATTCGGCAATTCAATTTTAGTGGCGCCTGTAACCGATTCAATCTTTGCAAAAAACGCTTCGGCTTTAGATACTGTTTCAACTGTAACTACAAAAATTTATTTGCCCGAAGGCGATTGGTATAGCTTTAATACAAACGAAAAAATTGCAGGCGGGCAATGGATTAATCAATCATCAACATTGTCGCAAATGCCTTTGTTTGTAAAAGCCGGTTCAATTGTTCCCTTGGCAAATGAAGCGCAGTATTCTTCCATTCAGAATTTTAAAACGCTTGAAATAAATGTCTATCCGGGCAAAGATGCAACGTTTGAGTTGTATGAAGATGAAGGCGACAATTACAATTATGAAAAAGGAAAATACAGCATCATCAAATTTAATTGGAACGATAAAAACAGAACACTTACAATAGATGCCGGAAAAGGCAGTTTCAATGGAATGCCGAAGCATCATTTTTTTAAAATCAATGTTGTTGAATTGAATAAAAAGAAAGCTGTTGAATACAACAACGCAGAAATGGTTGTGCAGTTTTAA
- a CDS encoding family 43 glycosylhydrolase, whose product MYLSNSSRKVNVTRKEIKWSIVTIIVLFIGLLSNKTYAQGNPIIRDIYSADPSAHVWKDGRLYVYPSHDVAPPRGCDLMDKYHVYSTDDMVHWRDEGQILESSQVPWGRKEGGFMWAPDCAYKNGTYYYYFPHPSGTEWNKTWKIGVATSKYPAKDFKVQGYIKGLDPMIDPCVFVDDDGQAYFYYGGGGKCMGGKLKDNMMEIDGAMQPMQGLHDFHEASWVHKYKGMYYLSYSDNHDSSGHHNRMCYAVSKSPLGPWTYKGIYIDPTDSYTDHGSIVEYKGQWYAFYHTSVLSGNDWLRSVCVDKLYYNPDGTIKPVILTQDKSAKFDPDYNK is encoded by the coding sequence ATGTATTTATCAAATTCATCCAGAAAAGTAAACGTAACAAGAAAAGAAATCAAATGGTCAATCGTTACAATCATTGTACTGTTCATCGGGCTGCTGAGTAATAAAACATATGCGCAAGGCAATCCGATTATCCGCGACATTTATTCCGCCGACCCGTCGGCGCACGTGTGGAAAGACGGTCGTTTATATGTTTATCCTTCGCACGATGTAGCGCCGCCGAGAGGTTGTGATTTGATGGATAAATATCATGTTTATTCTACCGATGATATGGTTCATTGGCGCGACGAAGGACAAATACTGGAATCAAGTCAGGTACCTTGGGGAAGAAAAGAAGGCGGCTTTATGTGGGCGCCCGATTGCGCTTATAAAAACGGAACATATTATTACTATTTTCCGCATCCGAGCGGAACGGAGTGGAATAAGACTTGGAAAATAGGCGTAGCTACAAGCAAGTATCCTGCAAAAGATTTCAAAGTGCAAGGTTACATAAAAGGGCTTGACCCAATGATTGACCCATGCGTGTTTGTGGATGATGATGGCCAGGCATATTTCTATTATGGCGGCGGCGGAAAATGTATGGGCGGAAAATTGAAAGACAACATGATGGAAATCGATGGGGCAATGCAGCCGATGCAAGGCTTGCACGATTTTCATGAAGCAAGCTGGGTACACAAATACAAAGGCATGTATTATCTATCTTATTCGGATAATCATGATTCATCAGGGCATCACAACCGTATGTGTTATGCGGTAAGCAAAAGTCCTTTGGGACCTTGGACGTACAAAGGAATTTACATTGACCCGACCGACAGTTATACCGACCATGGTTCTATTGTGGAATACAAAGGTCAATGGTACGCATTTTACCATACAAGCGTTTTATCGGGCAACGATTGGTTACGTTCTGTGTGTGTAGATAAATTGTATTACAATCCCGATGGGACAATTAAACCGGTAATTTTAACGCAGGACAAAAGCGCCAAGTTTGACCCGGATTACAATAAATAA
- a CDS encoding glycoside hydrolase family 3 N-terminal domain-containing protein, producing the protein MAGKKGIILFFAWIFSTLFLRANAQRNFISATASVNSTQAFLAADNNVKTGWTLNKNDLSDNQYLQLALSKPGNIDALQFSVKGISSQALQKLLDIYVTYDPANPGEAVNYTVSNRNNNIVFSFKPKYGAHVKLTFKGGIANTSFTINEITTAYATDAVTTAGNGDLKNQTWMNASLPIAQRVKDLLAAMTPADKMELLREGWGIPGIPRLGIPFVNKVEAIHGFSYGSGATIFPQSIALAATWDKNLVEKVGETIGDETASAHTAQAWSPVLDVAQDPRWGRCEETYGEDPVLVSDIGGAWIEGMESKGIMVTPKHFAAHGAPLGGRDSHSIGLSERELREIHLVPFREAVEKYHADAIMVNYSTINGEPSAKSKWLLKDVLRDEWGFKGFVVSDCGAIGNLTSRKHYVAKDVVEAANEALAAGVATNCGDTYNNPEVIAAAKDGRINMDNLNFTCATLLSTMFRKGLFEHNPSKPLNWHITYPGWRSPEHKAMARKAEDEAIVLLKNDSNVLPLKKTLSSIAVIGPGADDLQPGDYTAALQPGQLISVLSGIKNAVSAGTKVLYQKGCEFWGTDSLNIDGAVNIAKQADVAVLVLGDCSTSEAVHGIKKTSGEANDYASLILSGEQEKLLEAICETGKPVVLILQSGRPYNLSYASKHCKAILVNWLPGEEGGPATADVLFGDYNPAGRLPMTFPQSAAQLPLYYNFKPSGRGYNYVDMSFYPLYSFGYGLSYTTFEYSDLQTSIEENGIVDVSAKVRNTGMLAGDEVAQLYITEMYSSVDTRVMQLKNFTRIHLQPGETKTVSFKLTPYDLSLLNVDMDRVVEPGTFKIMVGGRSPLFVADDKIKNSVGYRSSAEGVNDTIDYQKAFAADFMISKGGFENDSITGKKQLYVNVKNAGNITDADKISMYIDGKYVDEHHFEIKPGESKKVDFNFDYPNAKTVVFTTKHKNLIVNL; encoded by the coding sequence ATGGCAGGGAAAAAAGGTATTATTTTATTCTTCGCATGGATATTTTCAACTTTGTTTTTGCGCGCAAATGCTCAAAGAAATTTTATTTCTGCAACGGCTTCGGTCAATAGTACGCAGGCATTTTTGGCTGCGGACAATAATGTGAAAACAGGATGGACGTTAAACAAAAATGATTTGTCAGATAATCAGTATTTGCAGCTTGCTTTATCCAAGCCGGGAAATATAGATGCGCTGCAATTTTCGGTTAAAGGAATCTCTTCGCAGGCATTGCAGAAATTGTTAGACATATATGTAACTTATGACCCTGCAAATCCGGGCGAAGCAGTTAACTATACTGTCAGCAATCGGAATAATAATATCGTTTTTTCTTTCAAGCCGAAATATGGCGCACATGTGAAACTGACTTTCAAAGGCGGTATCGCAAACACTTCATTTACTATCAATGAAATTACAACAGCGTATGCAACAGACGCAGTAACAACGGCAGGCAATGGAGATTTAAAAAATCAAACATGGATGAATGCTTCGTTACCGATTGCGCAGCGTGTAAAGGATTTGCTCGCAGCAATGACGCCTGCCGATAAAATGGAGCTTTTGCGCGAAGGCTGGGGCATTCCGGGCATTCCGCGTTTAGGCATTCCTTTCGTGAATAAAGTGGAAGCTATTCATGGTTTTTCTTACGGTAGCGGGGCAACTATTTTTCCGCAATCCATTGCGCTTGCCGCCACCTGGGATAAAAATCTGGTGGAAAAAGTTGGCGAAACAATCGGCGATGAAACGGCAAGCGCGCATACAGCGCAGGCTTGGTCGCCGGTATTGGATGTAGCGCAAGACCCGCGCTGGGGGCGTTGCGAAGAAACGTATGGCGAAGACCCGGTGCTGGTTTCAGATATTGGCGGCGCGTGGATTGAAGGTATGGAATCGAAAGGCATTATGGTAACGCCCAAACATTTTGCAGCGCATGGCGCACCGCTTGGCGGGCGAGATTCGCATAGTATCGGTTTATCCGAAAGGGAGCTTCGCGAAATTCATTTAGTGCCTTTTCGCGAAGCGGTGGAAAAATATCATGCAGATGCTATCATGGTTAATTATTCTACCATTAACGGTGAGCCGAGCGCTAAAAGCAAATGGTTGCTGAAAGATGTTTTAAGAGATGAATGGGGCTTTAAAGGTTTTGTGGTAAGCGATTGCGGCGCTATCGGCAATCTCACAAGTCGCAAACATTATGTGGCAAAAGATGTGGTGGAAGCGGCGAATGAAGCTTTAGCCGCAGGCGTTGCCACCAATTGCGGCGACACGTATAACAATCCTGAAGTAATAGCTGCCGCAAAAGACGGAAGAATAAATATGGATAACCTGAATTTTACTTGCGCTACTTTATTATCCACCATGTTCAGAAAAGGACTGTTTGAACACAATCCTTCAAAGCCGCTGAACTGGCACATCACTTATCCCGGTTGGAGAAGCCCCGAACACAAAGCAATGGCAAGAAAAGCGGAAGACGAAGCCATTGTATTATTGAAGAATGATAGTAACGTTTTGCCGCTTAAGAAAACACTCAGTTCAATTGCCGTAATTGGTCCCGGCGCAGATGATTTACAGCCCGGCGATTATACTGCAGCATTGCAACCGGGTCAATTGATTTCTGTTTTATCGGGAATAAAAAATGCTGTAAGTGCCGGCACGAAAGTGTTGTACCAAAAAGGCTGTGAATTTTGGGGAACGGACAGCCTGAATATTGATGGCGCGGTGAACATAGCAAAGCAGGCGGATGTTGCTGTTCTTGTTTTGGGCGATTGCTCTACAAGCGAAGCCGTGCATGGCATTAAAAAAACTTCGGGCGAAGCCAATGATTATGCTTCTTTGATTTTATCCGGCGAGCAGGAAAAATTACTGGAAGCCATATGCGAAACAGGCAAACCCGTTGTATTGATTTTACAATCCGGACGCCCTTATAATTTATCTTATGCATCGAAGCATTGCAAGGCTATTTTGGTCAACTGGCTGCCCGGCGAAGAGGGTGGTCCCGCAACGGCAGATGTATTGTTCGGCGATTACAATCCTGCGGGTCGCCTGCCGATGACTTTTCCGCAAAGCGCGGCGCAGCTTCCTTTGTACTACAATTTCAAGCCATCGGGCAGAGGCTATAATTATGTGGATATGAGCTTTTATCCGTTGTATTCTTTTGGCTATGGTTTGAGTTATACCACGTTTGAATATTCCGATTTGCAAACTTCTATCGAAGAAAACGGCATCGTGGACGTGAGCGCTAAAGTCCGCAATACGGGAATGCTTGCGGGCGATGAAGTAGCACAGTTATACATCACGGAGATGTATTCAAGCGTGGATACAAGAGTAATGCAGTTGAAAAATTTTACAAGAATCCATTTGCAGCCCGGAGAAACAAAAACGGTTTCGTTTAAGCTCACGCCTTATGATTTATCGTTGCTGAATGTGGATATGGACAGAGTGGTTGAGCCCGGAACATTCAAGATTATGGTCGGCGGCAGAAGCCCTTTGTTTGTTGCCGACGATAAAATAAAAAACAGCGTGGGCTATCGTTCTTCCGCCGAAGGTGTGAACGATACGATTGATTATCAGAAAGCATTTGCTGCGGATTTTATGATATCAAAAGGCGGTTTTGAAAATGATTCTATTACCGGAAAAAAGCAATTGTATGTGAATGTAAAAAATGCGGGCAACATTACGGATGCCGATAAAATCAGTATGTATATCGATGGCAAATATGTTGATGAACATCATTTTGAAATAAAGCCGGGCGAAAGCAAAAAGGTCGATTTCAATTTTGATTATCCAAATGCAAAGACCGTTGTATTTACGACAAAGCATAAAAACCTCATAGTAAATTTATGA
- a CDS encoding glycosyl hydrolase family 95 catalytic domain-containing protein: MSRHTHSKTVFLALLFLMLSIDLSAQKEGISKIYPTTYKDWANGFLSGNGKMGIIVFGNPLNETVVYNDRYFNLAKTKDRSFAQVSKEDLQKIKELCAEGKFGEADTLATVSAHYSGGGDGNIHPGYEMKIHIDSSGKISNYERVCNFRTGEIIVKWHDNRGDWQRKSFVSRKDNVVVQSITAPTNAKLNCTLLLNTNADMGFPKGMDFMNVSDADYLNFRAKYPEGTGDVGYEGATRVIVHGGKKYMEGNVLHIVNAQSVLLLTRTKKYYTDCEAQWNKKLLQKELQNIPANYNTLLQGQIETHEKIFDRVQFSLNANPADELKTNEALLAEQRNSPDAVKALWERIFYAGRYYFLSSSDSINPPDLLGIWAGDCSAGWGGYYHLDANLNLQVAGGNIGNMPECMEGYFSLNEAWRKDFEINATKLLGCRGMVAAGNTPGRTSGLMANINYYYPYQYATGEEGWLLYPFWEHYMITGDKKFLREQLYPLLKDMGYFYEDFLKLKDSTGHYIFAGSVSPENQPSNLHVSLLNNSLFDISGAKFCLSTLLKTCNILGLQQSEMSEIKKWTKILQLLPPYLINNYENAGHGILHSALIAANLKNSEAVYHKLLRLTKEDFYFNSLATAHYPNHRTFCTDVCNTVPAIFMEMLVGSDSGTLELLPALPEYLSSGSIAGIKGRNRVTVQQLNWNMQTHEVNCVLVSDVNQTISLIFRKGIKNIVSNAHVSPSPLKNNMARKIRLKKAKQVHIKISF, translated from the coding sequence ATGAGCAGGCATACACATAGCAAAACAGTCTTTTTAGCATTATTGTTTTTAATGTTGTCTATTGATTTGTCTGCGCAAAAAGAAGGCATATCTAAAATTTATCCTACAACATACAAAGACTGGGCAAATGGTTTTTTGTCCGGCAACGGCAAAATGGGCATCATCGTTTTCGGCAATCCGTTGAACGAAACGGTGGTGTATAATGACCGCTATTTCAACCTTGCAAAAACTAAAGACCGCAGCTTCGCCCAAGTGAGCAAAGAAGATTTGCAAAAAATAAAAGAGCTGTGCGCTGAAGGCAAGTTTGGCGAAGCAGATACGCTTGCCACGGTATCGGCGCATTACAGCGGCGGCGGCGATGGCAACATACATCCCGGTTACGAAATGAAAATCCATATTGATTCGTCGGGGAAAATTTCCAACTATGAAAGAGTCTGCAATTTCCGCACAGGAGAAATTATTGTGAAATGGCACGACAACCGCGGCGATTGGCAGAGAAAATCTTTTGTATCCAGAAAAGATAATGTAGTGGTACAATCAATAACGGCGCCTACAAATGCAAAGCTGAATTGTACTTTGTTACTGAATACAAACGCTGACATGGGTTTTCCGAAAGGCATGGATTTTATGAATGTTTCTGATGCGGATTACTTAAACTTTCGCGCAAAATATCCGGAAGGAACGGGCGACGTAGGTTACGAAGGTGCTACGCGCGTGATTGTTCATGGCGGAAAAAAATATATGGAAGGAAATGTGCTGCACATTGTGAATGCACAATCGGTGTTGTTGCTTACGCGCACAAAAAAATATTACACAGATTGCGAAGCACAGTGGAATAAAAAATTGCTTCAAAAAGAATTGCAAAACATTCCTGCCAATTACAACACCTTATTACAAGGGCAAATTGAAACGCACGAAAAAATATTCGACAGGGTGCAGTTCAGTTTAAACGCTAATCCTGCCGATGAATTAAAAACCAATGAAGCATTGCTTGCGGAACAAAGAAATTCTCCCGATGCTGTCAAAGCATTGTGGGAACGGATTTTTTATGCAGGCAGGTATTATTTTTTATCGTCTTCCGATTCCATTAATCCGCCCGATTTGTTAGGCATTTGGGCGGGCGATTGCAGCGCCGGCTGGGGCGGTTATTATCATTTGGATGCCAATCTGAATTTGCAGGTTGCGGGCGGCAATATCGGTAATATGCCGGAGTGTATGGAAGGTTATTTTTCGCTGAATGAAGCGTGGCGGAAAGATTTTGAAATCAATGCAACAAAACTGCTGGGCTGTCGCGGCATGGTGGCTGCGGGGAATACGCCCGGAAGGACTTCGGGACTGATGGCGAACATCAACTATTATTATCCTTATCAATATGCAACGGGCGAAGAAGGCTGGCTGCTATACCCGTTTTGGGAACATTACATGATAACCGGCGACAAGAAATTTTTGCGGGAGCAACTGTATCCTTTGTTGAAAGATATGGGTTATTTCTATGAAGATTTTTTGAAGCTAAAAGACAGCACTGGGCATTATATTTTTGCCGGTTCGGTTTCTCCCGAAAACCAGCCGTCTAATCTTCATGTGTCGTTGTTGAACAATTCTTTGTTCGATATTTCGGGAGCAAAATTTTGCCTTTCCACTTTGCTTAAAACCTGCAATATTCTAGGATTACAGCAATCCGAAATGAGTGAAATAAAAAAGTGGACAAAAATATTACAACTGCTTCCGCCGTACCTGATTAATAACTATGAAAATGCCGGGCATGGAATTTTACACAGCGCGCTTATTGCTGCCAACCTAAAAAATTCCGAAGCCGTTTACCATAAACTTTTACGTTTAACCAAAGAAGATTTTTATTTCAATAGTTTGGCTACGGCTCATTATCCTAATCATAGAACTTTTTGTACAGATGTATGCAACACGGTGCCTGCTATTTTTATGGAAATGCTGGTGGGTTCGGATTCGGGAACATTGGAGCTTTTACCTGCATTGCCGGAGTATTTAAGTAGCGGAAGCATCGCCGGAATAAAAGGCAGAAATCGCGTAACCGTGCAGCAATTAAATTGGAATATGCAAACGCATGAAGTGAACTGTGTTTTGGTTTCTGATGTAAACCAAACGATAAGTTTAATCTTTAGGAAAGGAATTAAAAACATCGTTTCAAATGCTCATGTTTCTCCTTCTCCATTGAAAAATAATATGGCAAGAAAAATACGATTGAAAAAAGCAAAACAGGTGCATATTAAAATATCATTTTAA